One Orrella dioscoreae genomic window carries:
- a CDS encoding translocation/assembly module TamB domain-containing protein, with the protein MKILARLFRHLLVWWLPALVMVLIGLIGLTAWVVGSASGSALLLRAVASQLDGRVAGVQGSLWRGLQVAELDVSPPGAQVSLRSLNLAVDWRRLGDGVLRVQDLSVDSLSVALPAPAPEAQAAPDAPLSLPSLPVTIAIDRLAVGEFSLTQAGEPLPVGLRDLLATVAVGETAQLRIASLKVLHPMADVGLQGEVALAKLAAPWPARVTLLAGIHSADPESPLCLKALQPGQAAKPADKAKDAKSPEAATPAVPGCTVLLDAQAQGSLDGLDVSLKGEGAGVALRADASLAPQAAFPLRTADVDLRLADGSALAARLDWERQEAGPDTPLRDRIKGTASATSLDLGAFLAGLIPPALLTATLDFDVSLQDQSVPTDARLDLKVAEGSRWNRQALSGNLNARLSAQPGEPGQPIDVLALRVPELKTDLRLGPNRVRTDGSWGEPGSALTVDITAPQLAAFWPDLPGGATLQGKVGGTPGAHQLDLRAAYKPARVRAGRLGEAPADLAIVAAGGWGPGGQNAFQPGLTGWRGQVSSLRAEHAGFSLRLRQALAVAFLPAAQAPQWQWQAGAGALEIGLPGAASPVVLRHEGSRGGGARWQSAGAIENAVLTARLVRNLQDALGQVRKDEDAPRGGVKVNDPGAANRRLELEASWNLQFANALSGTARIAHTGGDMMLPGTPPVPAGLRELSVALRATPTTGRASRLDAVLRVLTEKRGTIEGEGSAVLTVGADGALDLDRRQPLRGKLDAQVDDLSWVSLFTGDALDIGGSVRASLQGQGTLDGDWRARGTINGEKLRVVRIDDGVRLLDGTLAARLENERLIIDSLRFPASLRVIPTEWRTREWITENPDAKNGELRASGEWNLLQSAGKVRVSLYRYPVIQRVDRHAMMTGDIDIVAALPKVSITGKLTADAGWASVEMLTSVPTVDDDVIVVREGQDVAASSALDMNMVVDVDLGPRFYLTGMGLDSGLVGALQVRMAGGRLSGEGAFRTRGGRFEIYGQRLHLRRGTITFQGVLENPLLDIEALRLGEQVEAGVRVAGTARRPRIDLVSYPDVGETEKLSWLILGRGPDQSGNDAALLLSVGAALLGGEGEPFYKKFGLDDVGIKSGAIGSSGSLLPDTTVAGRVTRGSGQELENQFLVASKNFSDGITVSIEQAMAGADTVARASYRLSRRLSVDLKGGAVNGLELVYRTFFQD; encoded by the coding sequence TTGAAGATCCTGGCCCGCCTGTTCCGCCACCTGCTGGTCTGGTGGCTGCCCGCCCTGGTCATGGTGCTGATCGGCCTGATCGGCCTGACCGCGTGGGTGGTGGGCTCCGCCTCGGGCTCGGCGCTGCTGTTGCGGGCCGTTGCCTCGCAGCTGGACGGGCGCGTCGCGGGCGTGCAGGGTTCGCTGTGGCGTGGCCTGCAGGTGGCCGAGCTGGACGTGTCGCCGCCAGGCGCGCAAGTGTCCTTGCGGTCATTGAACCTTGCGGTGGACTGGCGCCGCCTGGGCGATGGCGTGTTGCGCGTGCAGGATCTGTCGGTGGACTCCCTGTCCGTGGCACTGCCCGCGCCCGCCCCCGAGGCGCAGGCGGCCCCTGATGCGCCGCTCAGCCTGCCATCCCTGCCCGTCACGATCGCCATCGACCGCCTGGCCGTCGGGGAGTTTTCCCTGACGCAGGCAGGCGAGCCGCTGCCCGTGGGTCTGCGCGACCTGCTGGCCACGGTGGCGGTGGGCGAGACGGCGCAATTGCGGATCGCCAGCCTGAAGGTGCTGCATCCGATGGCCGACGTCGGCCTGCAGGGCGAGGTGGCGCTGGCCAAGCTGGCGGCCCCCTGGCCTGCGCGGGTGACGCTGTTGGCGGGCATCCACAGCGCGGATCCCGAATCGCCGCTGTGCCTGAAGGCCTTGCAGCCCGGGCAGGCCGCCAAGCCGGCGGACAAGGCCAAGGATGCCAAGTCCCCCGAGGCGGCGACGCCCGCCGTGCCGGGCTGCACCGTGCTGCTGGATGCGCAGGCGCAGGGTTCCCTGGATGGGCTGGACGTTTCGCTCAAGGGCGAAGGCGCGGGCGTGGCCTTGCGGGCCGATGCCTCGCTGGCGCCGCAAGCCGCCTTCCCGCTGCGCACGGCCGACGTGGACCTGCGCCTGGCTGACGGTTCCGCGCTGGCGGCCAGGCTGGACTGGGAACGCCAGGAAGCGGGACCCGATACGCCGCTGCGCGACCGCATCAAAGGCACGGCCTCGGCCACGTCGCTGGACCTGGGCGCGTTCCTGGCCGGCCTCATCCCTCCGGCACTGCTGACCGCGACGCTGGATTTCGATGTCAGCCTGCAGGACCAGTCCGTGCCTACCGACGCAAGGCTGGACCTGAAGGTGGCCGAGGGCAGCCGCTGGAATCGCCAAGCGCTGTCGGGCAACCTGAATGCGCGCCTGAGCGCCCAGCCGGGCGAGCCCGGCCAGCCCATCGACGTGCTGGCCTTGCGCGTGCCGGAACTGAAGACCGATCTGCGGCTGGGGCCGAACAGGGTGCGCACCGATGGCAGCTGGGGCGAGCCGGGCAGCGCGTTGACGGTGGATATCACCGCGCCCCAGTTGGCGGCGTTCTGGCCAGACTTGCCGGGGGGCGCCACCCTGCAGGGCAAGGTCGGCGGCACGCCGGGGGCGCACCAGCTGGACCTGCGCGCGGCCTACAAGCCGGCGCGCGTGCGCGCAGGCAGGCTGGGCGAGGCGCCGGCCGACCTGGCTATCGTCGCCGCTGGCGGCTGGGGGCCGGGCGGCCAGAATGCCTTCCAGCCCGGCCTGACCGGATGGCGCGGGCAGGTGTCTTCGCTGCGCGCCGAGCATGCGGGTTTCTCCTTGCGGCTGCGCCAGGCCTTGGCCGTGGCTTTCCTGCCCGCGGCGCAGGCGCCGCAATGGCAGTGGCAGGCAGGCGCGGGCGCGCTGGAGATCGGCCTGCCGGGCGCGGCCTCGCCGGTGGTGCTGCGCCATGAGGGGTCGCGGGGCGGCGGCGCGCGCTGGCAAAGCGCGGGCGCCATCGAGAATGCCGTGCTCACGGCACGTCTGGTGCGGAACCTGCAGGACGCCTTGGGACAGGTCCGCAAGGACGAGGACGCGCCGCGCGGCGGCGTGAAGGTCAACGATCCGGGCGCCGCCAACCGCCGCCTGGAACTCGAGGCCAGCTGGAACCTGCAGTTCGCCAATGCCTTGTCGGGCACGGCGCGTATCGCGCACACCGGCGGCGACATGATGCTGCCCGGCACGCCGCCCGTGCCTGCCGGCCTGCGCGAGCTGTCGGTCGCCCTGCGCGCCACGCCCACCACGGGCCGTGCCAGCCGTCTGGATGCGGTCCTGCGCGTGTTGACCGAAAAGCGCGGCACCATCGAGGGCGAGGGTTCCGCCGTGCTGACGGTGGGCGCGGATGGCGCGTTGGACCTGGATCGCCGCCAGCCCCTGCGCGGCAAACTGGACGCCCAGGTGGACGACCTGTCGTGGGTCAGCCTTTTCACGGGCGATGCGCTGGACATCGGCGGCAGCGTGCGGGCATCGCTGCAAGGCCAGGGCACGCTGGATGGCGATTGGCGGGCCCGCGGCACCATCAATGGCGAGAAGCTGCGCGTGGTGCGCATCGACGATGGCGTGCGGCTGCTGGACGGCACCTTGGCCGCGCGGCTGGAGAACGAACGCCTGATCATCGATTCCTTGCGCTTCCCGGCCAGCCTGCGGGTCATCCCCACGGAGTGGCGCACGCGCGAGTGGATCACCGAGAACCCCGACGCCAAGAATGGCGAGCTGCGCGCCAGCGGCGAGTGGAACCTGCTGCAGTCCGCGGGCAAGGTGCGCGTGTCGCTGTACCGCTATCCGGTGATCCAGCGGGTGGACCGCCACGCCATGATGACGGGCGACATCGACATCGTGGCGGCGCTGCCCAAGGTGTCCATCACCGGCAAGCTCACGGCCGACGCCGGCTGGGCCAGCGTGGAAATGCTGACCAGCGTGCCCACGGTCGACGACGACGTGATCGTGGTGCGCGAAGGCCAGGACGTCGCGGCGTCGTCCGCGCTGGACATGAACATGGTGGTGGACGTGGACCTGGGGCCGCGCTTCTACCTGACGGGCATGGGCCTCGATTCCGGCCTGGTGGGCGCGTTGCAGGTGCGCATGGCCGGCGGGCGCCTGAGCGGCGAGGGCGCCTTCCGCACGCGCGGCGGGCGTTTCGAGATCTACGGCCAGCGCCTGCACCTGCGGCGCGGCACCATCACCTTCCAGGGCGTGCTGGAGAATCCGCTGCTGGACATCGAGGCCCTGCGCCTGGGCGAGCAGGTCGAGGCCGGCGTGCGCGTGGCCGGCACGGCCCGGCGTCCTCGCATCGACCTGGTGTCCTATCCCGACGTGGGCGAAACCGAGAAGCTGTCGTGGCTGATCCTGGGCCGCGGGCCCGACCAGAGCGGCAACGACGCCGCGCTGCTGCTGTCGGTGGGCGCGGCGCTGCTGGGCGGCGAGGGCGAGCCCTTCTACAAGAAGTTCGGCCTGGACGACGTCGGCATCAAGTCGGGGGCCATCGGCAGTTCGGGCAGCCTGCTGCCCGACACCACGGTGGCCGGGCGGGTCACGCGCGGTAGCGGCCAGGAGCTGGAAAACCAGTTCCTGGTGGCCAGCAAGAATTTCTCGGATGGCATCACGGTGAGTATCGAGCAGGCCATGGCTGGCGCCGACACGGTGGCGCGCGCCAGTTATCGCCTGTCGCGCCGCCTGTCGGTGGACCTGAAGGGCGGGGCCGTGAACGGCCTGGAGCTGGTGTACCGGACGTTCTTCCAGGATTGA
- a CDS encoding autotransporter assembly complex protein TamA — MQTARRLFLALGLILGAATTARAERPEVTIDPGGVPPAALRAIASSVDSIARLAEDQDGGEAARLRRRAHDATLSALATQGYFVPVVTLSVGEDIGGETWDIAIEPGVRATVGQVDLRFEGRLAAEDQAARRAALTKAWSLPRDRLFINADWSKAKSDLLEAVGERDYYLARIASSRAQVDADTGKVSLEVVIDSGPRVRMGELVTLGLERVPEELIRRYVRYAPGDPYEREKLEDWQQALQTTAFFRGAFVSLVLDDAKDPQNEAEVPDAAPSVPAAVGASSTPEAASYATPATAMADQQEVTLPLRVRVSEAPPKRLSVSAGVDDDVGGRVEVLYRQNVVFGHPLTMEAGLGVDRKRQRAYLDFYLPPTAKGEKDSIGLLADHSDIQGLEVTRFALGATRLRVRPGAGDSRVEYETRFGVLAAHDQIKIDQGDSYSLPTITGTAEWLRRDVDSKYNPREGNLIAVGGGIGTTLDRGEPFTRATLRGQQWWPVGDRDVFTLRGEVGKLWSQSDALVPDDFGFRTGGARTIRGYKYLSIGRELDGAIVGAEALAVASAEYMHYFDEMFGVGVFVDAGDAAESFGDMRMNLGYGLGARVRTPAGPLFLDLAYGQRTSKLRIHFSLGLAF, encoded by the coding sequence ATGCAGACGGCCCGTCGCCTGTTCCTCGCGCTTGGCTTGATCCTGGGCGCGGCCACGACGGCGCGCGCTGAACGACCCGAAGTGACGATCGACCCCGGCGGCGTGCCGCCGGCAGCCTTGCGCGCCATCGCGTCCTCGGTGGACAGCATTGCGCGGCTGGCCGAAGACCAGGACGGCGGCGAGGCCGCTCGCCTGCGCCGCCGCGCGCACGACGCCACGCTGTCGGCGCTGGCCACCCAGGGCTATTTCGTGCCGGTGGTCACGCTGAGCGTCGGCGAGGACATCGGGGGAGAAACCTGGGACATCGCCATCGAGCCCGGCGTGCGCGCCACGGTCGGGCAGGTCGACCTGCGTTTCGAAGGCCGCCTGGCGGCCGAAGACCAGGCCGCGCGCCGCGCCGCCCTGACGAAGGCGTGGAGCCTGCCGCGCGACCGGCTCTTCATCAATGCCGACTGGAGCAAGGCCAAGTCCGACCTGCTGGAGGCCGTGGGCGAGCGCGACTATTACCTGGCGCGCATTGCGTCGTCGCGCGCGCAGGTGGATGCCGACACCGGCAAGGTCAGCCTGGAGGTCGTCATCGACAGCGGTCCGCGCGTGCGCATGGGAGAGCTGGTCACCCTTGGCCTGGAGCGCGTGCCGGAAGAGCTGATCCGCCGCTATGTGCGCTATGCCCCGGGCGACCCCTACGAGCGCGAGAAACTGGAAGACTGGCAGCAGGCGCTGCAGACGACGGCGTTCTTCCGTGGCGCCTTCGTGTCGCTGGTGCTCGATGACGCCAAGGACCCGCAGAACGAGGCCGAAGTGCCCGACGCGGCGCCCAGCGTGCCCGCCGCCGTGGGCGCGTCCAGCACGCCCGAGGCGGCGTCCTACGCCACCCCGGCCACCGCCATGGCCGACCAGCAGGAGGTGACGCTGCCCTTGCGCGTGCGCGTCTCGGAAGCGCCTCCCAAGCGCTTGTCGGTGTCCGCGGGCGTGGACGACGACGTCGGCGGCCGGGTCGAGGTGCTGTACCGGCAGAACGTCGTGTTCGGCCACCCCCTGACCATGGAGGCGGGCCTGGGCGTGGATCGCAAGCGTCAGCGCGCCTACCTGGACTTCTATCTTCCGCCCACGGCCAAGGGGGAAAAGGACAGCATCGGCCTGTTGGCCGACCATTCCGACATCCAGGGCCTGGAAGTGACGCGTTTCGCGCTGGGCGCCACGCGCCTGCGTGTCCGCCCCGGCGCGGGCGACAGCCGCGTGGAATACGAAACGCGCTTCGGCGTGCTGGCCGCGCACGACCAGATCAAGATCGACCAGGGCGACTCCTACAGCCTGCCTACCATCACCGGCACGGCGGAATGGCTGCGGCGCGACGTGGACAGCAAATACAACCCGCGCGAAGGCAACCTGATTGCGGTGGGGGGCGGCATCGGCACGACGCTGGATCGTGGCGAACCCTTCACCCGTGCCACCTTGCGCGGACAGCAGTGGTGGCCCGTGGGGGATCGCGACGTCTTCACCTTGCGCGGCGAGGTCGGCAAGCTCTGGTCGCAGTCCGATGCGCTGGTGCCCGATGACTTCGGTTTCCGCACCGGCGGGGCGCGCACCATCCGCGGCTACAAGTACCTGAGCATCGGCCGCGAGCTCGATGGCGCCATCGTCGGCGCCGAGGCCCTGGCCGTGGCCAGCGCGGAGTACATGCATTACTTCGACGAGATGTTCGGGGTGGGCGTGTTCGTGGATGCGGGCGATGCGGCCGAATCCTTCGGCGACATGCGCATGAACCTGGGCTATGGCCTGGGCGCGCGCGTGCGCACGCCCGCCGGCCCGCTGTTCCTTGACCTGGCCTACGGGCAGCGCACCAGCAAGCTGCGCATCCACTTCTCGCTGGGGTTGGCGTTTTGA
- the apbC gene encoding iron-sulfur cluster carrier protein ApbC, whose amino-acid sequence MSLTLEQIHEALRAVTDPETGVSLQSSLKDRDVQSGAEGVRVAIELGYPLGGRETALARAAEAALQAAGATSAAVTVSWKVSAHAVQRGLKPLQNVRNIIAVGSGKGGVGKSTTAVNLALALAAEGAKVGLLDADIYGPSVPTLLGIDGRPESTDNKTMGPLVGHGLEANSIGFLIDADSPAIWRGPMVTQALEQLLRQTNWNDLDYLIIDMPPGTGDIALTLAQKVPVVGAVIVTTPQDIALLDARKGLRMFQKVDVPVLGVVENMAVHVCSQCGHAEHIFGEGGGQRMAEQYEVPVLGSLPLALSIRVQSDAGVPVFAAEPQGVAAQAYRQIARRLAAGVAALPRDMSARFPSIVVQQP is encoded by the coding sequence ATGAGTTTGACGCTGGAACAAATCCACGAGGCCCTGCGTGCCGTGACCGACCCGGAAACCGGGGTTTCGTTGCAATCCAGCCTCAAGGACCGCGACGTGCAGTCGGGCGCCGAGGGCGTGCGGGTGGCCATCGAGCTGGGCTATCCGCTGGGCGGGCGCGAGACCGCGTTGGCCCGCGCCGCCGAGGCCGCCCTGCAAGCCGCAGGCGCAACCAGCGCTGCGGTGACTGTTTCCTGGAAAGTAAGCGCTCACGCTGTGCAGCGCGGCCTGAAGCCGCTGCAGAACGTGCGCAACATCATCGCCGTGGGATCGGGCAAGGGCGGCGTGGGCAAGAGCACCACCGCCGTGAATCTGGCCCTGGCCCTGGCCGCCGAGGGCGCCAAGGTCGGGCTGCTGGATGCGGACATCTATGGTCCCAGCGTGCCGACGCTGCTGGGCATCGACGGGCGGCCGGAAAGCACCGACAACAAGACGATGGGCCCGCTCGTGGGCCACGGCCTGGAGGCCAACTCCATCGGCTTCCTGATCGACGCCGATTCGCCCGCCATCTGGCGCGGCCCCATGGTGACGCAGGCGCTGGAGCAACTGCTGCGCCAGACCAACTGGAACGACCTGGATTACCTCATCATCGACATGCCGCCGGGCACGGGCGACATCGCCCTGACGCTGGCGCAGAAGGTGCCGGTGGTGGGCGCGGTCATCGTCACGACGCCGCAGGACATCGCGCTGCTCGACGCTCGCAAGGGCCTGCGCATGTTCCAGAAGGTCGACGTGCCGGTGCTGGGCGTGGTGGAGAACATGGCCGTGCACGTGTGTTCGCAATGCGGGCACGCCGAGCACATCTTCGGTGAAGGCGGCGGACAGCGCATGGCCGAGCAATACGAGGTGCCCGTGCTGGGCAGCCTGCCGCTGGCCCTGTCCATCCGCGTGCAGAGCGATGCGGGCGTGCCCGTCTTCGCGGCAGAGCCCCAGGGCGTGGCCGCGCAAGCCTATCGCCAGATCGCCCGCCGCCTGGCCGCGGGCGTGGCCGCCTTGCCGCGCGACATGAGCGCGCGCTTCCCATCCATCGTCGTGCAGCAGCCCTGA
- the metG gene encoding methionine--tRNA ligase has product MSRTLFVTTALPYANGSFHIGHIMEYIQADIWVRSMRMAGHTVHFVGADDAHGAPIMLKAEKEGITPQALVARYAAERPQYLNGFHIRFDHWHSTDTPENVALSQDIYRKLKAEGLIHTRAIEQFYDPVKGMFLADRYIKGECPKCHAKDQYGDSCEVCGAVYAPTELINPYSALTGATPVLKSSEHYFFKLSDPRCVAFLQEWTTGANALGGKHLQAEVLAKTREWLGADDGEAKLGDWDISRDAPYFGIEIPDAPGKFFYVWLDAPVGYLASLKSYCDKQGLDFDALLDPASTTEQVHFIGKDIIYFHALFWPAMLKFAGRKTPDQLNVHGFITVSGEKMSKSRGTGISPLRYLELGMNAEWLRYYIAAKLNARVEDIDFNPEDFVARVNSDLVGKYVNIASRAANFIARHFDGKLGYVGDEAALSAELAAAAESARADIEAREYGRAIRELMGLADRINQAFDAAQPWVLAKGIAQADADTQARLQDICSRALAGFKALSVMLSPILPELGARVSRELFGLDRDFVWTDAAELPRTVGAFKHLMQRVEPALLDALLEPPVEAAPPAPTPGGEALADTITIDDFGKIDLRIARIVNCEHVDGSTKLLRLTLDVGEGRHRNVFSGIKSAYQPEDLIGKLTVLVANLAPRKMKFGVSEGMVLAASHADDAVNPGIYVLEPFPGAEPGMRVR; this is encoded by the coding sequence ATGTCCCGAACCCTGTTCGTCACCACCGCCCTGCCCTACGCCAACGGCTCCTTCCATATCGGCCACATCATGGAGTACATCCAGGCCGACATCTGGGTCCGTTCGATGCGCATGGCGGGACACACGGTTCACTTCGTGGGCGCCGACGACGCGCATGGCGCGCCGATCATGCTGAAGGCCGAAAAGGAGGGCATCACGCCGCAGGCGCTGGTTGCGCGCTACGCCGCCGAACGCCCCCAGTACCTGAACGGCTTCCACATCCGCTTCGACCACTGGCACTCCACCGACACGCCGGAAAACGTCGCGCTGTCGCAGGACATCTATCGCAAGCTCAAGGCAGAGGGGCTCATCCACACCCGCGCCATCGAGCAGTTCTACGATCCGGTCAAGGGCATGTTCCTGGCCGACCGCTACATCAAGGGCGAATGCCCCAAGTGCCACGCCAAGGACCAGTACGGCGACTCCTGCGAGGTCTGCGGCGCGGTCTACGCGCCCACCGAGCTCATCAACCCCTATTCGGCCCTGACCGGCGCCACGCCGGTGCTGAAGTCGTCGGAACACTACTTCTTCAAGCTGTCCGACCCGCGCTGCGTGGCCTTCCTGCAGGAATGGACCACGGGCGCCAACGCCCTGGGCGGCAAGCACCTGCAGGCCGAAGTGCTGGCCAAGACGCGCGAATGGCTGGGCGCCGATGACGGCGAGGCCAAGCTGGGCGACTGGGACATCTCGCGCGACGCCCCGTATTTCGGCATCGAGATTCCCGACGCGCCGGGCAAGTTCTTCTATGTCTGGCTGGACGCGCCGGTGGGCTACCTGGCCTCGCTGAAGTCCTACTGCGACAAGCAGGGCCTGGACTTCGACGCGCTGCTCGATCCTGCCAGCACGACCGAGCAGGTGCACTTCATCGGCAAGGACATCATCTATTTCCACGCCCTCTTCTGGCCCGCCATGCTGAAGTTCGCCGGCCGCAAGACGCCGGACCAGTTGAACGTGCACGGTTTCATCACCGTGAGCGGCGAGAAGATGTCCAAAAGCCGCGGCACCGGCATCTCGCCGCTGCGCTACCTGGAACTGGGCATGAACGCCGAGTGGCTGCGCTATTACATTGCGGCCAAGCTCAATGCCCGCGTGGAAGACATCGATTTCAACCCCGAGGATTTCGTCGCGCGCGTCAACAGCGACCTGGTCGGGAAATACGTCAACATCGCCAGCCGCGCCGCCAACTTCATCGCCCGCCACTTCGACGGCAAGCTGGGCTATGTGGGTGACGAGGCCGCGCTGTCGGCGGAACTGGCCGCGGCAGCCGAGTCGGCCCGCGCCGACATCGAGGCCCGCGAATATGGCCGCGCCATCCGCGAACTGATGGGCCTGGCCGACCGCATCAACCAGGCGTTCGACGCGGCGCAGCCGTGGGTGCTGGCCAAGGGCATCGCCCAGGCCGACGCGGACACGCAGGCCAGGCTGCAGGACATCTGCTCGCGCGCGCTGGCCGGCTTCAAGGCGCTGTCGGTCATGCTCTCGCCCATCCTGCCCGAACTGGGCGCGCGCGTCTCGCGCGAACTGTTCGGCCTGGACCGTGACTTCGTCTGGACCGATGCCGCCGAACTGCCGCGCACGGTGGGCGCCTTCAAGCACCTGATGCAGCGCGTGGAACCCGCGCTGCTGGATGCCCTGCTGGAGCCGCCGGTGGAGGCCGCGCCGCCCGCCCCGACGCCCGGCGGCGAAGCCCTGGCCGACACCATCACCATCGACGACTTCGGCAAGATCGACCTGCGCATTGCGCGCATCGTGAACTGCGAGCACGTCGACGGCTCGACCAAGCTGCTGCGCCTGACGCTGGATGTGGGCGAAGGCCGCCACCGCAACGTGTTCTCGGGCATCAAGTCGGCCTATCAGCCCGAAGACCTGATCGGCAAGCTGACCGTGCTGGTGGCCAACCTGGCGCCGCGCAAGATGAAGTTCGGCGTGTCGGAAGGCATGGTGCTGGCCGCCAGCCACGCCGATGACGCGGTGAATCCCGGCATCTACGTGCTGGAGCCCTTCCCCGGCGCCGAACCGGGCATGCGCGTGCGATAA
- a CDS encoding methyl-accepting chemotaxis protein: protein MVRTFSLRAATALVYAAFLLLLAAALALSWLHASRLAASVNTLDDLSVQQLDPLNQVSNAVLEARVALSSGLVALLENDAAAAESAADTASSLREDAGNQFKTYMSAPKDEQGAALATALRRSFTLYTAQVDAMGAALRSGATQDYLAFVPGVEQAASAFNNQIVTLTQHIRNQSSDVRLQAEDAYAQTRWSAAALMGAGLLLALACALFLRRALLRPLRVAGQHFERIANGDLSGRIDTRSSNEIGVLFAALRRMQDGLARTITAVREGVQEINVGAREIAAGNADLSSRTEQQAASLEETSATLADLSSMVKQNAHSAREANAVATKATAVARDGGKAVGDVVAVMDSISASSRQITDIVAVIDGIAFQTNILALNAAVEAARAGEQGKGFAVVAGEVRTLAQRSAQAAKEIKLLIENAGSRVEDGAQLVTRAGQTVQQVITEIGHVAALMGEISAASAQQATSIDQVSDAVLQMDQVTQQNAALVEEASAAASALETQADTLERAASAFRLPMRDVMELQPEPTALRRDTAAMAVL, encoded by the coding sequence ATGGTTCGAACATTCTCCCTGCGCGCCGCCACGGCGCTCGTCTACGCAGCGTTCCTGCTGCTGTTGGCCGCCGCGCTGGCACTGAGCTGGCTGCACGCCAGCCGCCTCGCCGCCAGCGTCAACACCCTGGACGACCTGTCCGTCCAGCAGCTCGATCCGCTCAACCAGGTCAGCAATGCGGTGCTGGAAGCCCGCGTGGCGCTGTCCTCCGGGCTCGTTGCCCTCCTGGAGAACGACGCCGCGGCGGCCGAATCGGCGGCTGACACCGCAAGCAGCCTGCGCGAGGACGCGGGCAACCAGTTCAAGACCTATATGTCGGCGCCCAAGGACGAGCAAGGCGCCGCCCTGGCCACCGCGCTGCGCCGCTCCTTCACGCTGTACACCGCGCAGGTGGACGCCATGGGCGCGGCGCTGCGCTCGGGCGCCACGCAGGACTACCTGGCTTTCGTGCCCGGCGTGGAACAGGCGGCGTCCGCGTTCAACAACCAGATCGTCACGCTGACCCAGCACATCCGCAACCAGAGCAGCGACGTGCGCCTGCAGGCCGAAGACGCCTATGCGCAGACCCGCTGGAGCGCCGCGGCGCTGATGGGCGCGGGCCTGCTGCTGGCCCTGGCCTGCGCGCTGTTCCTGCGACGGGCGCTGCTGCGCCCCTTGCGCGTGGCGGGACAGCACTTCGAACGCATCGCCAACGGTGACCTGAGCGGCCGGATCGACACCCGTTCCAGCAACGAGATCGGCGTGCTCTTCGCGGCGCTGCGCCGCATGCAGGACGGCCTGGCGCGCACCATCACGGCGGTGCGCGAAGGCGTGCAGGAGATCAACGTGGGTGCGCGCGAGATCGCGGCGGGCAACGCGGACCTGTCATCCCGCACGGAGCAGCAGGCCGCCTCGCTGGAGGAAACCTCGGCCACCCTGGCCGACCTCTCCAGCATGGTGAAGCAGAACGCCCACAGCGCGCGCGAAGCCAACGCGGTGGCCACCAAGGCCACGGCGGTGGCGCGCGATGGCGGCAAGGCGGTGGGCGACGTCGTCGCCGTGATGGACAGCATCTCGGCCAGCTCCCGGCAGATCACCGACATCGTCGCGGTCATCGACGGCATTGCCTTCCAGACCAACATCCTGGCGTTGAACGCGGCGGTGGAGGCGGCGCGCGCCGGCGAACAGGGCAAGGGTTTCGCCGTGGTGGCGGGCGAGGTGCGCACGCTGGCACAACGCAGCGCGCAGGCGGCCAAGGAGATCAAGCTCCTCATCGAGAACGCGGGCAGCCGCGTCGAGGACGGCGCCCAGCTGGTCACGCGCGCGGGGCAGACCGTGCAGCAGGTCATCACGGAGATCGGCCACGTGGCGGCGCTGATGGGCGAAATCTCGGCCGCGTCGGCGCAACAGGCCACCAGCATCGACCAGGTCAGCGACGCGGTACTGCAGATGGATCAGGTGACGCAGCAGAATGCAGCGCTGGTCGAGGAGGCCTCGGCGGCGGCATCCGCGCTGGAAACGCAGGCCGATACGCTGGAACGCGCGGCCAGCGCCTTCAGGCTGCCCATGCGCGACGTGATGGAATTGCAGCCCGAACCCACGGCGCTCAGGCGAGACACGGCGGCCATGGCCGTGCTGTAA
- a CDS encoding sulfurtransferase gives MSRVVNIAAYKFVTLDALPALREHLLTRAEALSLKGTILLAPEGINVFLAGEAEAVDAMLAEMSALPAIGPLEVKYSDSASVPFGRLRVRIKREIIRMDHPAIRPGKGRAPSVDSQTLARWLAQGADDEGRPLALLDTRNDFEVDAGTFDGAIDWRLQRFTQFPAAFDAHRAELEGKTVVSFCTGGIRCEKAALYMQDAGLQHTYQLEGGILKYFEETGGVGYTGGCFVFDARETLDAALAPRPLGAQAA, from the coding sequence ATGTCCCGCGTTGTCAATATCGCCGCCTACAAGTTCGTCACCCTGGATGCGCTGCCCGCCTTGCGCGAGCACCTGCTGACGCGTGCCGAGGCGCTGTCCCTGAAGGGCACCATCCTGCTGGCGCCAGAAGGCATCAACGTCTTCCTGGCTGGCGAGGCCGAGGCGGTCGACGCCATGCTGGCCGAGATGTCGGCGTTGCCGGCCATCGGTCCCCTGGAGGTGAAATACAGCGATTCCGCTTCCGTGCCTTTCGGCCGCCTGCGCGTGCGCATCAAGCGGGAAATCATCCGCATGGATCATCCCGCCATCCGTCCCGGCAAGGGCCGCGCGCCCAGCGTGGACAGCCAGACCCTGGCGCGCTGGCTGGCGCAGGGCGCCGATGACGAAGGCCGTCCCCTCGCCCTGCTGGATACCCGCAACGATTTCGAAGTGGACGCGGGCACCTTCGACGGCGCCATCGACTGGCGCCTGCAACGCTTCACCCAGTTTCCGGCCGCCTTCGACGCGCATCGCGCCGAACTGGAGGGCAAGACGGTGGTGAGCTTCTGCACGGGCGGCATCCGCTGCGAGAAGGCCGCGCTGTACATGCAGGACGCGGGCCTGCAGCACACCTACCAGCTGGAAGGCGGCATCCTGAAGTATTTCGAGGAAACCGGCGGCGTGGGCTACACCGGCGGCTGCTTCGTGTTCGACGCGCGCGAGACGCTCGACGCCGCGCTGGCGCCGCGCCCCTTGGGCGCCCAGGCTGCCTAG